The DNA window AGCATCCGGACAAGCCCACGGTCGAGAAGCTGTACACGGGCGTGATGTCTGAGGCGCGCGAGCTGCTCAAGGAAGCCAACGTACCCGTTGCGTCGCTCGACGGGATACCCAAGGATGACAATGCCCCGGCCGCCATCGAGAAGGCGCTCAGCGGAAAGGTCGACAAGGGCCTGCTCTGGTTCGCCATGATTCGCGGTCTGCTCGAGGGCACCGGTGACCCGTATTCGGTGCTGATGCCTCCGCAGGAGTTCGCCATGATGATGGAGCGCCTGCGCGACCAGAGCTTCGGTGGCGTGGGCATCGTCATCGAGCTCGACAAGGACAACAAGAACCAGCTCACCGTCGTGGAACCGGTCGAGGGCACTCCAGCCTACGAAGCGGGGCTCCAGGCGGGAGACGTGATTCTCAAGATTGACGGCAAGCCGACGCTCGACATGGCGCTCGACGCCGACGTGGCCTCCATCCGCGGTCCGGTAGGGAGCAAGGTGGTTCTCACCGTGCGGCGCAAGGGCGCCGACGACAAGGACTACGCCTTGACCCGCCGCACCATCAAGGTCGAGTCGGTGTCGAGCCGCATGCTGCCCGACAAGATCGGGTACATCCGATTGCGCGTGTTCGGCGAGAACACGGGAGATGAGTTCGATCGGGCCATCGACGCCCTCACGCACGGCGGGGCTCGTGGACTCGTCATCGACGTGCGCAACAACGGGGGCGGCTACCTCACC is part of the Pseudomonadota bacterium genome and encodes:
- a CDS encoding S41 family peptidase, translating into HPDKPTVEKLYTGVMSEARELLKEANVPVASLDGIPKDDNAPAAIEKALSGKVDKGLLWFAMIRGLLEGTGDPYSVLMPPQEFAMMMERLRDQSFGGVGIVIELDKDNKNQLTVVEPVEGTPAYEAGLQAGDVILKIDGKPTLDMALDADVASIRGPVGSKVVLTVRRKGADDKDYALTRRTIKVESVSSRMLPDKIGYIRLRVFGENTGDEFDRAIDALTHGGARGLVIDVRNNGGGYLTAATEVCSHFIPTGQVVTSTRDRNGNTHNEIASDGHTRVKIPVVLLVNAYSASASEITAGCLKDSRSATLVGVKTFGKGSVQQLYPLPDKGALKLTVAHFYTPQGHVINKVGVQPDINLPMEARLVGHPGKDVQLDKAIEILKTGH